Part of the bacterium genome, GGAGCATTTATCGTCTCCTTGGGCGAGAACGTAATAAGCGCGGAGTTCGCACCCATAGTATTCGCGACCTTGGTTTTGTTCTTCCATCGCTTTGACATCCCTTTGAGGGTATTATAGAATAAAGGAAAAAGGAGGCGATGAACCCTTTGGTTATCTCCCTAATTGGCGTTGGAAAAATGGGCTCCGCTTTGCTCAAAGGATGGATTAGAGGGGGAATGAAAAAAGAGGAAATCATCATATATGATAAAATGACAACCGTTCTGGAACAATTTGCCCAGCAAGCCGAGATCGCCCCGAATTGTATAAAAGCCGTTGAGAAGGGAAATGTAATCGTTATAGCGGTAAAGCCAAAGGATTTAACTCCCTTATTAGAGGAAATTGGAGAACATTTAAAGGACAAAATATCCATAAGCATAGTGGCGGGAATTGGATTGGAGGAATTGAGGAAAAAAGCTCCGTCCAAATGGGTGAGGGCAATGCCAAATATCGCCTGTGAGATTGGAGAGGGCTTTATCGCCATTTGTGGAGACGGGGAAGGGTTAGCGATAGCAGAGAAAATATTTGGTTTAACTGGAAAGGTCGTGAAGGTTGAGGAAAGTCTGATGGACGCAATAACGGCTTTGGGAGGAAGCGGTCCGGGCTTCGTTTCCCTTTTCTTAGATGCCTTAGCCGATGGTGGTGTAAAGATTGGGCTTCCCAAGGAGCTCGCTCTCCAAATAGCAGCACAGGTCTTCAAGGGGACAGCTGGTCTCATTATGAACTCTCAAAGGCATCCGATGGAGTTGAAAGACTCCGTCTGCTCGCCAGGAGGAACCACCATAGCGGGAATTAGCAGAATGGAGAAAGCTGGTGTGAGAGGTATACTGATTGATGGAATAGAGGAAGCCTTTAGAAGGGCGAAGGAATTGCAAAAGGGAGGATGAAAGATGAGACTTCTGCCGATTGACATCTTAGAAAAGCGGTTCAACAAAAAGCTCAGGGGCTACAATCCGAGGGAGGTAGACGAATTCCTCAATGAAGTATCAAAGAGTATGGGAGAGATACTGATGGAGAACGCCTCCCTTAAGGAGGAGCTGGAGAAGGCTAAAGAGAAGCTATCCTACTTTGAGAAAATGGAGGAAACCCTTAGAAATGCCATCGTTCTTGCCCAGAAGACGGCAGATGAGGCAGTAGTAACCGCTCATAAGAGGGCGGAGGTGATATTGGAGGAAGCAAACAATAAGGCAAGGGAGATAATAGAGAAGGCTTATTTGGAGAAGCAGGAAATTCAGCGGGAGATAGAGGAGTTAAAAGAAAAGAAACATAGCTTGAAAGCCCAAATCCTGGGCATCATCAATACAATCGCTCAACTGCTTGAAGAGGAGGAGGAATGCGAAAAGGACTCCCAATCGCCGTCATCACAATCCTCTCCCTCTTAATCCTAATCCTAACAAACTTTTCAACGAAAAGCCTCCACCCTCGGGTGCCGATTGAGGACCTGCGAGCTATTTCAAAACTTCTTTCCCCACTTGCCCAATGGGATTGGGGATTGGAAACTCTTAAGAGCTATTCAGAACGCAACGATAACCCACTCCTTCTCATCCTTGTCGCAATAGCCCTGGGAGAAAGAGGAGACTATAATAACGCCGTATCCCTTTTAAAAAGAGCTGAATCACTCCTTCCCTCTGATTCCCTGCCTCCTCTCCTACAAAAACTATATGACCGAAAGGAAAATCTAGATAAGGAAACCGTTTCCCTTCTTGCCCTGGAGCTGAAAAACAGGCTAAGAGGATGGTTTAGGGATAAGCCTCTCGCTCGCCTTTACCGGCTTTCCGGCAACATCACTTCAGCGGAGAAATTGGAAGCCGCTTTAGAAAGACACAATCGCCCAATGATTTTGCGAATCGCCTTCCTCACATTTTATACCCTTCTTGTTTTCCTCGCAGGCATATTCCTCCTCATTTTTTACTTATCAACAGCATCTAAAAGACTATCCTCCCACCCTGAACCACCACCTTCAATAAGTTGGGGATGGGCGATAGCCATCATCTTCATATTCATCATCACACAAACGGCTATCGCCGTCATCCCTCTTTTCCTCGCTGCTCTCCCAATATACTCTACCCCTTTCTGGAGAAATTCCGTTCCCTTTTTCTACCTCCTATCCGAAATCACAGGTGGTCTTCTTATTTTACATCTAACCCTTAAACTCTTGTCCCAGAACCAGCTCAGCCTCAAGGATATCGGCTTTAAGATAGAAGGGCTGGGTAATTTCCTCTGGGGATTGGGTGGATTTTTATCCGCCTTTCCCCTCGTCGTGTCCACCTTTGCACTCTCCTATCTCCTACGCCTTTCCTCAATTAAAGGAAGAGAGGATATCCCCCTCCTTTTCCTAACCTCCTCCACTGGAGGCAAAATAGCTCTGTTTTTCCTCGTCTTTGCCCTCGCCCCAATTTTTGAGGAACTAATGTTTAGGGGAATTCTCTATCCTTCCCTCCGCCGAGAGCTCGGCGTCACCCCAGCTATCGCTTTGAGCTCCTTCTTCTTCGCTTCAATTCACGCCAATGTCTCCCAGATTCTTCCCCTTATGGCTTTGGGAGCGCTCTTTAGCTTCCTCTATGAAAAGAAACGCTCCCTCATCCCATCCATCATTGCCCACGCCCTTTGGAATGCCCAAAATGCCCTTTTCCTCTTCCTTCTATATACCTGATATGTTAAACTTTTTTAGGAGAGTGATTTTTATGAAAAAATCTTGCCATCTAATATATCTTCTACTTTTGCCTATATTTTCCCTTTCCCAACCCCTTTTCACCATCCCCTTTACCTCCCAACCGCCAAAAATAGATGGCAAACTCTCTCTCAATGAATGGCAGAATTCAGGCGCTGTAGGAATTCTTACCCCATTGGGCACAAAGAATCTCTCCCCTATCCCAACCATCTTTTACCTTTCTTACGATGACAGCAATATCTACATCGCTTTCTCCTGCCAATCACCAAGTAAGCCTAAGGCTCTATTGAGGGAAAGGGATGGAAATGTCTGGGAAGATGACGCTGTGGAGGTTTTCCTCTCCCCCGCTTTCCCAAAATATTTACAGTTCATAGTGAACGCGGAAAACTGCATCTGGGATAGCGAGGGAAAGGATGGGAGATGGAATGGGGAATGGCAACACGCAGTGCAAATAACTGAAAACGGCTGGGAAGGCGAGATAGCGATTCCCTTCTCCACTCTCGGAGCATACCCCAAAGCAGGCGATAAATGGCGCTTCAATCTGGCGAGAGATTTCTCCGAACCCAAAACAAACCCCCTCACCTTCTCGCCCTGCCAGTTCTCCTTACACGAACCCAATAATTTCGCGATACTGTCCTTTGGAACCGAAGCAGAGGCTATCCGCATCTACCCATTGGATTTGGGCAATCTTTTCCTTCCTCCATCTGCTCCAAGCTCCGGCAATATATCTATAAGAGGTGAGAGCTCGGAAAATCTTCAGCTATATGTGGCAGTTAAGAAGGACGGGGAAAGTAGAGATTTTGAATTGAGTTTATCCCCAAACAAGGAACGGGAAATCTTGTCTCTTCATTTAGAGCCGAAGGAAAGAGCTTCAATTCGGCTCATAGGGAAAAATCCTCAAGGTAAGGAGTTGGTAAATATGCAAATGGAAACCGAAAGACCACCTCTTCTCAGTGTTTCCTTGACGAGGAGATTCCTCACCAAGGGCACTATAGAGGTCTCCCTCTCATCCGATGTCCTCGCCCAAGAGATGAGGAAAATCATATCAACTCTTCTGAAAGAAGGGAGGGAAATCATACGAGAGGAATGGGTT contains:
- the proC gene encoding pyrroline-5-carboxylate reductase; translated protein: MNPLVISLIGVGKMGSALLKGWIRGGMKKEEIIIYDKMTTVLEQFAQQAEIAPNCIKAVEKGNVIVIAVKPKDLTPLLEEIGEHLKDKISISIVAGIGLEELRKKAPSKWVRAMPNIACEIGEGFIAICGDGEGLAIAEKIFGLTGKVVKVEESLMDAITALGGSGPGFVSLFLDALADGGVKIGLPKELALQIAAQVFKGTAGLIMNSQRHPMELKDSVCSPGGTTIAGISRMEKAGVRGILIDGIEEAFRRAKELQKGG
- a CDS encoding DivIVA domain-containing protein, with the translated sequence MRLLPIDILEKRFNKKLRGYNPREVDEFLNEVSKSMGEILMENASLKEELEKAKEKLSYFEKMEETLRNAIVLAQKTADEAVVTAHKRAEVILEEANNKAREIIEKAYLEKQEIQREIEELKEKKHSLKAQILGIINTIAQLLEEEEECEKDSQSPSSQSSPS
- a CDS encoding CPBP family intramembrane metalloprotease yields the protein MRKGLPIAVITILSLLILILTNFSTKSLHPRVPIEDLRAISKLLSPLAQWDWGLETLKSYSERNDNPLLLILVAIALGERGDYNNAVSLLKRAESLLPSDSLPPLLQKLYDRKENLDKETVSLLALELKNRLRGWFRDKPLARLYRLSGNITSAEKLEAALERHNRPMILRIAFLTFYTLLVFLAGIFLLIFYLSTASKRLSSHPEPPPSISWGWAIAIIFIFIITQTAIAVIPLFLAALPIYSTPFWRNSVPFFYLLSEITGGLLILHLTLKLLSQNQLSLKDIGFKIEGLGNFLWGLGGFLSAFPLVVSTFALSYLLRLSSIKGREDIPLLFLTSSTGGKIALFFLVFALAPIFEELMFRGILYPSLRRELGVTPAIALSSFFFASIHANVSQILPLMALGALFSFLYEKKRSLIPSIIAHALWNAQNALFLFLLYT